Proteins encoded together in one uncultured Desulfosarcina sp. window:
- a CDS encoding HD domain-containing phosphohydrolase encodes MLSEKQKLDSLMVLGIELNRILDLDILLERVLTRARQFVNADAGSIYIREGNRLNVAHSQNATLQKQLPDGEKLIFSTFSIPIDEMSIAGFAAATAKVLNIPDVYKLPPTKSYHFNKKYDEASGYVTRSMLTIPLMSSKKDVLGILQIINAKDQENRVQPFNRIDEKVMLHFAGIATVALERAQMTRAMILRMIRMAEMRDPQETGAHVNRVAGFSLEIYEQWAKRRKIDRKEIDKARDILHMGAMLHDVGKVAISDTILKKPSPLNFEEYEIMKHHTVHGARLFSNLQSDYDEAAAIIALNHHEKWDGSGYPGHVDPLSGKALPGYESRNNGPLPGKKGEEIPLFGRIVAIADVYDALSSKRSYKEPWDESRCIERLGREAGSHFDPELVEIFINQIAFIRAIQARFKENELHPASNNA; translated from the coding sequence ATGCTCAGCGAAAAGCAGAAACTGGACTCCCTGATGGTGCTGGGAATCGAGCTGAACCGGATCCTTGACTTGGACATCCTCCTGGAACGGGTGCTGACGAGGGCGCGCCAGTTTGTCAACGCCGATGCCGGTTCGATTTACATCCGGGAAGGCAATCGGCTCAATGTTGCCCATTCCCAGAATGCCACGCTGCAAAAGCAGCTTCCGGATGGAGAAAAGTTGATCTTTTCCACGTTCTCCATTCCCATCGACGAGATGAGCATCGCCGGCTTTGCCGCAGCCACGGCAAAGGTGTTGAACATACCGGACGTTTACAAACTGCCTCCCACCAAGAGCTACCATTTCAACAAAAAATACGATGAAGCGTCGGGATACGTAACCCGCTCCATGCTCACCATTCCGCTGATGAGCAGCAAAAAAGATGTCCTGGGAATTCTACAGATCATTAATGCCAAAGATCAGGAAAATCGCGTTCAGCCATTCAACCGCATCGACGAAAAAGTGATGCTCCATTTCGCCGGGATCGCCACCGTAGCTTTGGAGCGCGCCCAGATGACCCGTGCGATGATCCTGCGGATGATCCGCATGGCCGAGATGCGCGATCCCCAGGAAACCGGGGCCCACGTCAACCGCGTGGCAGGCTTCTCCCTGGAGATTTATGAACAGTGGGCCAAACGCCGCAAAATCGACCGCAAGGAGATCGACAAAGCCAGAGATATCCTGCACATGGGGGCCATGCTCCACGACGTGGGCAAAGTGGCCATATCGGATACGATCCTGAAAAAACCCTCGCCGCTGAACTTTGAGGAATACGAAATCATGAAGCACCATACCGTCCACGGTGCGCGCCTCTTTTCCAACCTGCAATCGGACTACGACGAAGCGGCCGCCATCATCGCCCTGAACCACCATGAAAAATGGGACGGAAGCGGATACCCCGGCCATGTGGATCCCCTCTCCGGCAAGGCCCTGCCCGGCTATGAAAGCAGGAACAACGGCCCGTTGCCCGGCAAAAAAGGAGAAGAGATCCCCCTTTTCGGGCGCATCGTGGCCATTGCCGACGTCTATGACGCCCTCAGTTCCAAACGCAGCTACAAGGAACCGTGGGACGAATCCCGCTGCATCGAAAGGCTAGGACGGGAAGCCGGCAGCCATTTCGATCCCGAACTGGTGGAGATTTTTATCAACCAGATTGCTTTTATCCGCGCCATCCAGGCCAGGTTCAAGGAAAACGAACTCCATCCGGCAAGCAACAATGCATGA
- a CDS encoding helix-turn-helix transcriptional regulator, producing the protein MAQMLSTKEVAKFLGINEKMVYTLISDKGLPASKVTGKWIFPRHLVEQWVESNTVNYPQTHKVLPPYDGLLVIAGSNDILLEKALSIFNGRYSGHLAVFGNLGSVGGINALRKSLCHMATSHLLQENGSDYNFDFLQGQFESMPVVVNFCKRDQGILLQAGNPGNIKSVKDLGKPGVRIVNRSLATGTRLLFDRELKRAGVAGERITGYDSEVNRHMDVGLEILAGRADAGPGIRPVASLLGLDFLPLCQERYDLVVTRERFFDQGVQYFLGLLHEKAFIQAAEELQGYDVSISGKMIFPHELEVEEAEQQG; encoded by the coding sequence ATGGCACAGATGCTTTCAACCAAGGAAGTTGCCAAATTTTTGGGAATCAACGAAAAAATGGTGTACACGTTGATTTCCGACAAGGGCTTGCCGGCCTCCAAAGTGACCGGGAAGTGGATTTTCCCCCGGCATCTGGTGGAGCAGTGGGTCGAATCCAACACGGTCAATTACCCCCAGACGCACAAAGTACTGCCCCCCTACGACGGCTTGCTCGTGATCGCGGGAAGCAACGATATCCTTCTGGAAAAGGCCCTTTCCATTTTCAACGGCCGCTATTCCGGTCATCTGGCCGTCTTCGGCAACCTGGGCTCCGTGGGCGGCATCAATGCCTTGCGCAAAAGCCTGTGCCACATGGCCACCAGTCACCTCCTTCAGGAAAACGGCAGTGATTATAATTTCGATTTCCTGCAGGGGCAATTCGAGTCCATGCCCGTGGTGGTGAATTTCTGCAAACGGGACCAGGGCATCCTGCTCCAGGCCGGCAATCCGGGCAACATCAAAAGCGTGAAAGATCTGGGCAAGCCGGGCGTGCGGATCGTCAACCGCTCCCTGGCCACCGGCACCCGGCTGCTTTTCGACCGCGAATTGAAGCGGGCAGGGGTTGCCGGCGAACGCATTACCGGCTATGATAGCGAGGTGAACCGGCACATGGATGTCGGCCTGGAGATACTGGCCGGCCGGGCCGATGCCGGCCCCGGGATCCGACCGGTAGCGTCCCTGCTGGGCCTCGATTTTCTCCCCCTGTGCCAGGAACGCTACGATCTGGTGGTGACCCGTGAACGGTTTTTCGACCAGGGCGTTCAGTATTTTCTCGGCCTGCTGCACGAAAAGGCCTTTATCCAGGCAGCGGAAGAACTGCAAGGCTATGATGTGTCCATCAGCGGCAAAATGATTTTTCCCCATGAATTGGAGGTCGAGGAGGCCGAGCAGCAAGGCTGA
- a CDS encoding proline dehydrogenase family protein, protein MINRLIANTIPLLPERFVWLFSRSYIAGEDVDAAMAACRALNTDGIKTTIDILGEFIRSLDEARRNRDEYLALIETAQSAGIDGNYSVKPTMFGLLIDTEVCYAHIRDIVAKAADYDNFIRIDMEDSGCVDPEIDLFRRLKAEFPKNVGLVLQAYLRRTKSDLDNLMDLHNPDVPLNFRLCKGIYAEPRRIAFQRHEKINFHFLEDLELILQKGIYPGIATHDRALVDGALKLIERYQVPRDRYEFQMLYGVTPELRRSIVDAGHTMRVYVPYGRHWFGYSTRRLKENPKLVSSIVKSLLLNR, encoded by the coding sequence ATGATCAACCGACTCATCGCCAATACCATCCCCCTGCTGCCCGAACGATTCGTATGGCTGTTTTCCCGATCCTATATCGCCGGCGAGGATGTCGATGCCGCCATGGCAGCCTGCCGAGCCCTGAACACCGATGGCATCAAAACCACCATTGATATCCTGGGCGAATTTATCCGGAGTCTTGATGAAGCCCGCAGAAACAGGGACGAATATCTGGCCCTGATCGAAACGGCTCAAAGCGCCGGCATCGACGGCAACTACTCCGTAAAGCCCACCATGTTCGGCCTGCTGATCGATACCGAAGTCTGCTATGCTCACATCCGGGACATCGTGGCCAAAGCGGCCGATTACGACAATTTTATCCGCATTGACATGGAAGACTCCGGATGCGTCGATCCGGAAATCGACCTGTTCCGCCGTTTGAAAGCCGAGTTTCCGAAAAACGTGGGGCTGGTGCTCCAAGCCTACCTGCGCCGCACGAAAAGCGACCTGGACAACCTCATGGATCTGCACAACCCGGACGTCCCGCTCAATTTCCGCCTCTGCAAGGGCATTTATGCAGAACCGCGGCGCATCGCCTTTCAGCGGCACGAGAAAATCAATTTCCATTTTCTCGAGGACCTGGAGTTGATTCTACAAAAAGGCATTTATCCGGGAATTGCCACCCATGATCGGGCTTTGGTGGACGGCGCCCTGAAGCTCATCGAGCGCTACCAGGTGCCCCGGGACCGCTATGAATTTCAGATGCTTTACGGGGTCACGCCGGAACTGCGGCGCAGCATCGTCGATGCCGGCCATACCATGCGGGTCTATGTGCCTTACGGACGCCACTGGTTCGGCTACTCCACCCGACGCTTAAAGGAAAACCCGAAACTTGTCAGCAGTATCGTCAAATCTCTCTTGTTGAATCGGTAG